The segment GGGGCCACAGGGTGATGTAAATGTACCCCGAGATCCCGCCGAACCCGACGAGGCCGCGAACGGTGTCCATGAAGTGGGTGTTCGCGGGGTCGCCGAGCGCGAGGAGCACCGTGATGTCGGGGGCGTCGAGGGCGGGGTTGGCCTCCGACAGCACGGCCAGGGCGTGGTCCATCGCGTGTTGGGTCCGGTCCCAGGCCTTCGCCTGCGCCAACTGGTCGAGGGCCTCCAGGCAGCGGTCCTCGTCCCGGTCGATCGGGAAGCCGAAGGTCTGGTGGTGCACGGCCACGAGGTCGACGTCGCCGGGCGCGTAGCGGTACATCCCGGCGATGGGTTCGAGCATGGTGCGCAGCTCGGCCGCACGGTCGGCGGTCGGGGCGCTCAGGACGCGCGTCATCGCGGTGTGGGTGTCGAGAACGTTGATCGTCATGTCGCCACACTGTAGGGATTGACGTGGCGTCAAGGTCAAACGGTAAACCAGCGGCAACTCACCGCTGCCCGCTGGGTGCCCCCGCTTCGACCTCGGGGTCGCCTGCCGTCCGGTCGGCGGATCCCCGGTCGGCGAGGAGGCCGCGCCGGCGGACCCACATCTCGATGAGCACTGTCACCAGCGGTGGGATCGACGCCAGGAGCGCGAGGCCGGTGACGAGGAGGGGCCAGCGCAGCTTCAGGGCGGCGATGAGGGTGATCGCCACATACAGCATGAACGCGGCGCCGTGCAGCCATCCGAAGATCGTGACCCCGAGTTCGGTGGTCTCGGTGACGTTCTTGAGGAACATCCCGGCCAGGAGTCCCGCCCAGGTCGCCGCCTCCACGAAGGCGATGACGGCGAAGGCCCGTCCCACGGGGCTGAGGGGCTGCGACTGCGGAGTGGACATGTGGTGCGGAATCCTTCGAGTGGTGGTGGGAGAGGGCGGTGCGCGCCGTGTCCGGTCGGTGGACACGGGTTCACCACGACCAGGGTATTCACCGATTTCCCACCCCTCCGTCCGCCCCGCCAAAGCGGGAGTGCCGGGGGCGACGTTGGCTCGTCGCCCCCGGTCGTCCCTCAGCCATACCGGTCTGTCACGTCTGTCAGATCGGTGTGGTCTCGGCGAGTCCTCGGGGGTGTCGGGGCCCGGCGGCGGCCGTGATCTCGGCGAACCGGCGCGGGGGCTCCTGGTCGTCGTCGACGGTGGTGTTGTCCGCGAAGGTGACCCCCTCGGGGACCGCGTCGCTGCCCACGGGGTCGGCGTCCCAGAG is part of the Spiractinospora alimapuensis genome and harbors:
- a CDS encoding DUF3817 domain-containing protein; this translates as MSTPQSQPLSPVGRAFAVIAFVEAATWAGLLAGMFLKNVTETTELGVTIFGWLHGAAFMLYVAITLIAALKLRWPLLVTGLALLASIPPLVTVLIEMWVRRRGLLADRGSADRTAGDPEVEAGAPSGQR